Genomic segment of Thermodesulfovibrionales bacterium:
GGAAAGGAACCCGAGGAATAGGTTGCCTCCGAGCGCTTCGGCGAGGAGAGGGCCTGCCATATTGCCGCCCTTGTCTATGCCCATGATGACCTTCTGGCCGACGAGCACCGCTGCGCCGAAACCGATGGTGACGGTGAGGATGTAGAAATAGCCGATGAACCCCGTGGCAAAGAAAACCGATTTCCTCGCCGCCTTCGCATCAGGGACCGTGTAGAACCTCATGAGGATGTGGGGGAGTCCCGCCGTACCGAACATGAGGGCAAGCCCGAGGGAAAAAGCGTCTATGGGATTCGTCACGAGACCGCCCGGTTCAAGGAATTTATTGGTGTAGAGCTTTTCGGCCTGGCCGAAGAGTTCACCGTAACTGAAACCGAACTGCGCGAGAGTCAGAATGACGAGGAGCGTGGCGCCTCCGAGGAGCAGGCATGCCTTGATAATCTGGACCCAGGTCGTGGCGATCATACCGCCGAAGAGGACGTACGATATCATGAGAGCGCCTGTTATGACAATCGCAACCTCAAAGGGCAGACCGAACATGAGCTTTATGAGGGTTCCCGCACCAACCATCTGAGCAATGAGGTAGGTGAGAACGACGACGACTGATCCGGCAGCTGCAGCGGCCCGTATCGGCCTCTGGTTCAGACGGTATGCGACGACGTCGGCAAAGGTATATTTGCCGAGGTTTCTGAGAGGTTCTGATATAAGGAACATGATGATCGGCCATCCGACAAGCCATCCGACAGAATAGATGAGGCCGTCATAACCCTTTGTCGAGACGATTCCCGCGATCCCGAGGAAGGAGGCCGCACTCATGTAATCGCCGGCGAGAGCAAGGCCGTTCTGGAAACCGGTGATGTTCCTGCCCGCTGCGTAGAAATCCTTTGTCGTCCTCGTCCTTTTAGCCGCCCAGTAAGTAATCACAAGGGTGCTGATAACAAAAAGGACAAAGAACATTATCGCGACAGGGTTTGCCTGTCCTATCATAGTCTGTGTTGCTTGTGGCATGGTTAACCTCCTATCTTATCTTTGACTTTTTTGACGAGGATGTCATATTTGTTGTTCGCCCAGAAGATGTAGATCCCTGTGAATACCCACGAAAAAACGATCGTACCGACCGCTATCGGTATCCCGATTGTGGTTGCCGTTCCGGGACCAAGTTTTTGCGCCAAAAACGGTTTGTTGA
This window contains:
- a CDS encoding sodium/solute symporter (Members of the Solute:Sodium Symporter (SSS), TC 2.A.21 as described in tcdb.org, catalyze solute:Na+ symport. Known solutes for members of the family include sugars, amino acids, nucleosides, inositols, vitamins, urea or anions, depending on the system.), whose amino-acid sequence is MPQATQTMIGQANPVAIMFFVLFVISTLVITYWAAKRTRTTKDFYAAGRNITGFQNGLALAGDYMSAASFLGIAGIVSTKGYDGLIYSVGWLVGWPIIMFLISEPLRNLGKYTFADVVAYRLNQRPIRAAAAAGSVVVVLTYLIAQMVGAGTLIKLMFGLPFEVAIVITGALMISYVLFGGMIATTWVQIIKACLLLGGATLLVILTLAQFGFSYGELFGQAEKLYTNKFLEPGGLVTNPIDAFSLGLALMFGTAGLPHILMRFYTVPDAKAARKSVFFATGFIGYFYILTVTIGFGAAVLVGQKVIMGIDKGGNMAGPLLAEALGGNLFLGFLSAVAFATILAVVSGLTLAGASAFSHDLFVGVIRRGQASEKDEVKVAKIATVGLGITAILLGILFKGQNVAFLVGLTFAIAASANFPALLMSILWKRFTTAGAVTSIYTGLIVATVLLILSPTVWVDIVHKSEVDAIGKQVKAIEETTKAKVTELEKQKVAGLEAAKLAEIDASIASVKKSSEGQVKEAKANMPKPIFPLRNPGIYSMAAAFLIGILVSLMAPDREAEKKFSGEKLREYIGIGAED
- a CDS encoding DUF485 domain-containing protein; translated protein: MSSKKTVHEILEDDDFKSLSSQKNTISVILTILELVLYFGFIALIAFNKPFLAQKLGPGTATTIGIPIAVGTIVFSWVFTGIYIFWANNKYDILVKKVKDKIGG